In the genome of Pacificitalea manganoxidans, the window GAGATCGCGGGCATGATCCTGCGCAATTCGCCCTTGGCGGTACGTCTTACCCGGCAGATTGCGCGCGACACCGCCCAGATGGAGGACGCTGAAGCCCTATCGCTTGAGCGAGAGGCGTTCTGGGACGTGGTCACTTCGCGTGATTTCGATATCGGGATAAAAAGCTTTGTTGCCCGCACGACTCCAAAATTCGAAGGGGTTTGAACCCCTGACCCGAAACGGAAAATCCATATGTTGAGTGAACCTGTGGCATCGCGCGCCCTCAACCATACGCGGCGCGTCAGCTTTCAAAGCTATGATCGCGATGACGGTCTTTTCGATATCGAGGGCCGGATCGTCGACGCGAAAGACTACCCTTATTTTGACCGTGAGCGTGGGGAGCTCGCCCCCGGAGACCCGGTGCATGACATCTCTGTTCGCATGACAATCGGCGACGACCTGACCGTGCGCGCGATTGAAGTGTCGATGGACGCCGTGCCTTTCACAATTTGCGGGGGCGGTGCCACAGGGGCCGAACAACTTGTCGGGACCTCCATCGCCGATGGCTGGCGCAGGCGGTTGTCGGATAGCCTTGGACGCACTGCCGGATGCACCCACTTGCGTGAGCTGCTGCTTGCCTCCGGGACGGTCGCGTTCCAGA includes:
- a CDS encoding DUF2889 domain-containing protein — translated: MASRALNHTRRVSFQSYDRDDGLFDIEGRIVDAKDYPYFDRERGELAPGDPVHDISVRMTIGDDLTVRAIEVSMDAVPFTICGGGATGAEQLVGTSIADGWRRRLSDSLGRTAGCTHLRELLLASGTVAFQTISGNRDQRFRALGHKDEDRTDNPFFLNGCHSWSEDGPIVARYFPQYAAPGKDRD